A genomic segment from Chitinophaga niabensis encodes:
- a CDS encoding RagB/SusD family nutrient uptake outer membrane protein, with translation MQKILSNIIVILGITLGISGCSKLIDVDNPSTEIVTLVVFQDSTTAYAALNGIYTSLSGTLASTLMIQTTLTGGLTADELTSFNSSDAIYYNNAIVATDLRFVLGLWQYSYNIIYQSNLLIEGTTNSDNLPVRVKNEIIGQSKFFRAFFHFYLLNYYGAIPLVTSTDVYKNAVLSRSETGKVYEQIIADLKDAADKLSNSPTATKNRVTKYAVSALLARVYLYQKNWDLAIAECDKVLSSNLFTPLSTPATTFQANNKETIFEIQTQNGFTALGTNFVPAATTPSYVLIDDMATSFETGDLRKTNWTNPITYSGKNYLYPFKYKKRVTTTGAAAENAVLLRSAELFLIRSECYVHKNSFDNANTDLSTIRQRAGLIPIPGPLTEPLLLQSIAKERRSELFAEWSHRWFDLKRTNAADSVLTKLKKDLWNSTDALYPIPQNERNKNPNLSQNTGYN, from the coding sequence ATGCAAAAGATCTTATCCAACATAATAGTAATACTGGGAATAACATTAGGCATTTCAGGCTGTTCAAAACTAATAGATGTAGATAATCCCTCTACAGAGATTGTTACACTGGTTGTATTCCAGGATTCTACTACGGCATATGCTGCACTTAATGGCATATATACTTCCCTGTCCGGCACCCTGGCCAGTACACTTATGATACAAACAACATTAACAGGAGGTCTGACAGCCGATGAACTTACCTCTTTTAACAGCAGCGATGCTATATACTATAATAATGCAATCGTTGCAACTGATCTTAGGTTCGTTCTTGGATTATGGCAATATTCGTATAATATTATCTACCAGTCCAATTTGTTAATAGAAGGGACTACAAACTCAGATAATCTGCCAGTACGTGTAAAGAATGAAATCATCGGGCAGAGTAAATTCTTCAGGGCTTTTTTCCACTTTTATCTGCTCAATTATTATGGCGCCATCCCCTTAGTTACATCTACAGATGTATATAAAAACGCCGTTTTATCCAGATCTGAAACCGGGAAAGTATATGAACAGATCATTGCAGATCTGAAAGATGCGGCAGACAAACTCAGTAATTCTCCCACTGCGACAAAAAACAGGGTAACCAAGTATGCAGTTTCAGCCTTACTGGCAAGAGTTTACCTCTATCAGAAGAACTGGGACCTCGCAATTGCTGAATGTGACAAAGTATTAAGCTCAAACCTGTTTACGCCCTTATCCACTCCTGCTACAACATTTCAGGCAAACAATAAAGAAACCATTTTTGAGATACAAACGCAAAATGGTTTTACTGCACTGGGAACTAATTTCGTTCCAGCTGCCACCACACCTTCTTATGTACTCATAGATGATATGGCAACTTCGTTTGAAACAGGTGATCTGAGAAAAACGAACTGGACCAATCCTATAACATATAGCGGTAAAAACTATTTATATCCTTTTAAGTATAAAAAAAGAGTAACCACAACAGGTGCTGCAGCAGAAAACGCTGTATTGTTAAGAAGCGCAGAGCTATTCCTCATCCGTTCCGAATGTTATGTACACAAAAATAGTTTTGATAACGCTAATACTGACCTTTCCACCATCAGACAAAGAGCCGGATTAATACCCATACCAGGGCCTTTAACCGAACCGCTCCTTTTACAGAGCATAGCGAAAGAAAGGCGTTCTGAACTATTTGCAGAATGGAGCCATCGATGGTTTGATCTAAAAAGGACCAACGCTGCGGATTCTGTCCTGACCAAACTAAAAAAAGATCTTTGGAATTCAACAGATGCATTATATCCCATCCCGCAGAACGAAAGGAATAAAAACCCGAATCTTTCGCAAAACACGGGATATAATTAA
- a CDS encoding SusC/RagA family TonB-linked outer membrane protein: MAYFKGKIFLKKVCLEFTPTPPFLPLLQNTLKVLGKFNISYWESSKSKSTRMNRKNRFVCFSSKWLLGVLLTFSISVKAVVLQDSALITINANNIPIEQVFRSIESQTNYSVFYNTKVIDPKEKVSVNVSRERLTEAMDKVLKGRNLKWVIKGKGIIIMEKNAAVPAGTTPVQAAERVGATDSLPRVTVSGTVTSDEGFPLPGATVIVNGGKIGTTTDGQGRFSMGNVPDRQTVTIRYTGYQPQDYVIRGSERLVVQLKRAVDRLDETVIMGYGTTTRRYNTGSISKIPGEDIRKQPVTNPMTALQGRAPGLFITQTTGLPGSPVLVQIRGRNSITAGNEPLYIIDGVPFPGRPINENNSSGGANGFVSPFNTINSSDIESVEILKDADATAIYGSRAANGVILITTTRGKQGKAKLHVNVYSGAGKVTNMLKMLNTQQYLEIRREAFKNDNVSPTIAADPDLMVWDQNAYTDWQKFYIGGTAKMTDAQVSISSGSETTRFLLGGNFHRETTVYPGDFGYYRGGGHFNIDHTSTDKKLGITFTGNYTTDNNKTTTQDFTNLYNLAPNMPVYDKAGNLDWTLGYNPIAALRLKAKSQTSNLIFNSTIKYEIMKQLKFKVNLGFNDIRMEQNKLFPKSANPPTTTSLSSAWFGNSRLNSYIIEPTLDYTRELFNGKLTALLGGTWQYQRSKYSDIQGQNYANESLLESLAAAGTIGSKFYTDRKYKYASGFGRLNYIYADKYIVNASFRRDGSSRFGPNKRFGDFYGISGAWLFSNENFIRDNISFLSFGKLRGSYGSVGSDRISDYQYLSTYTSSSFSYAGNPGLTPSRIANSSFSWEVTKKLEFSLELGLLKDRIFLSSTWYKNESGNQLINYALPVMTGAQFYNANFPALVVNKGLEFELNTTNIKTKNFTWSSAINLTIPKNELAKFPTLQSSSYASQFTLGKSLTLQKGMAYGGIDPQTGAPIILDIDKNGTIGNFPGDYIDMGNLDQKYYGGFSNSFTYANFTLDFLFQFVKKDGYTIGFSHGTLANQRIEVMNRWTKPGDITNIPAASATAGKDVFNLTNAYLPYSNYYLEDASYIRLKNLSLSYDLNIKSIKSRIYVQGQNLLTITDFSGLDPETNSSVGSMGLPPLKMLTAGIQLSL; this comes from the coding sequence GTGGCCTATTTCAAAGGAAAAATATTTTTGAAAAAAGTTTGTTTGGAGTTCACCCCAACACCCCCCTTTCTTCCTCTTCTACAAAATACTCTAAAAGTGCTTGGCAAATTTAATATCAGTTATTGGGAATCTAGTAAATCAAAATCAACCAGAATGAACAGAAAGAATCGCTTTGTTTGCTTTAGCAGCAAATGGCTACTCGGGGTTTTGCTTACGTTTAGTATCAGCGTGAAAGCTGTTGTTTTACAGGATAGCGCTCTTATTACGATCAATGCAAACAATATTCCAATTGAACAGGTGTTCAGGAGTATTGAATCCCAGACCAATTACAGTGTGTTCTACAACACCAAAGTAATTGATCCGAAAGAGAAAGTTTCGGTGAATGTATCCCGTGAGAGATTAACGGAAGCGATGGATAAGGTTTTGAAAGGGAGGAATTTGAAATGGGTGATCAAGGGGAAAGGGATCATTATTATGGAGAAGAATGCGGCTGTGCCTGCGGGTACCACTCCTGTACAAGCTGCTGAGCGTGTAGGCGCTACAGATAGTTTGCCGAGGGTGACGGTTTCGGGGACGGTTACTTCTGATGAGGGGTTTCCTTTGCCGGGTGCTACGGTGATTGTGAATGGGGGGAAGATTGGGACTACGACGGATGGGCAGGGAAGATTCAGCATGGGGAATGTTCCCGATCGTCAGACGGTAACGATTCGTTATACCGGGTATCAACCGCAGGATTATGTTATCAGGGGATCTGAGAGATTGGTTGTGCAGTTGAAGAGAGCAGTGGATCGTTTAGACGAGACTGTTATTATGGGGTATGGGACGACTACGAGGAGGTATAATACAGGCTCGATCTCTAAAATTCCCGGAGAGGATATCAGGAAACAACCGGTGACAAACCCAATGACTGCTTTGCAGGGGAGAGCACCGGGATTGTTTATTACACAAACAACCGGTTTACCGGGAAGCCCTGTTCTGGTTCAAATCAGAGGAAGAAACTCTATTACAGCAGGTAATGAGCCTTTATACATAATAGACGGCGTACCTTTTCCCGGAAGGCCAATAAATGAAAACAATAGCTCTGGTGGTGCAAACGGATTTGTGAGTCCTTTTAATACCATTAACTCATCGGATATAGAAAGTGTTGAGATACTTAAAGATGCAGATGCTACCGCCATCTATGGATCAAGAGCTGCCAATGGCGTGATCCTGATCACTACTACAAGAGGTAAACAGGGTAAGGCAAAACTTCATGTAAACGTATATAGTGGAGCCGGTAAGGTAACCAATATGCTTAAAATGCTGAACACACAGCAATACCTCGAAATACGGAGAGAAGCATTCAAAAATGATAACGTAAGCCCTACAATAGCTGCGGATCCTGATTTAATGGTGTGGGACCAAAATGCTTATACCGACTGGCAAAAGTTCTACATCGGTGGTACAGCTAAAATGACAGACGCACAAGTGTCAATTTCTTCCGGATCAGAGACAACACGTTTTTTGCTTGGAGGAAATTTTCATCGTGAAACAACTGTATACCCAGGCGACTTCGGGTATTATCGCGGAGGAGGACATTTCAATATTGATCATACATCTACTGACAAAAAACTAGGTATCACTTTCACCGGTAACTATACAACTGACAACAACAAGACCACTACACAGGACTTCACGAATTTATACAATCTCGCTCCCAATATGCCTGTATATGACAAGGCCGGGAACCTGGATTGGACTTTAGGTTATAATCCAATTGCTGCGCTAAGGCTGAAAGCAAAAAGTCAAACTTCCAATCTCATATTTAATTCAACCATTAAATATGAGATCATGAAGCAACTTAAATTCAAGGTCAACCTCGGATTTAATGATATAAGAATGGAGCAGAATAAGCTTTTCCCTAAATCAGCCAACCCTCCTACTACCACTTCATTAAGCTCAGCATGGTTTGGGAACAGTCGCTTAAACTCATATATTATAGAACCCACTCTTGACTACACTAGGGAATTGTTCAATGGAAAGCTCACTGCATTATTGGGCGGAACATGGCAATATCAAAGAAGCAAGTATTCCGATATACAAGGTCAAAACTATGCAAATGAATCCCTTTTAGAAAGCCTAGCTGCAGCAGGAACAATTGGTTCCAAATTCTACACCGATAGAAAATATAAGTATGCATCTGGATTTGGAAGGCTTAATTATATCTATGCTGACAAATATATAGTGAATGCTTCTTTCAGGCGTGATGGTTCCTCCCGTTTTGGACCTAACAAAAGATTTGGTGATTTCTATGGTATAAGCGGGGCTTGGCTATTCTCTAACGAAAACTTCATACGTGATAATATTAGCTTCCTCAGTTTCGGAAAGCTGAGAGGTAGTTATGGATCAGTTGGCAGTGATAGAATTTCTGACTACCAATACCTCTCTACGTATACATCTTCTTCCTTCAGCTATGCAGGAAACCCGGGACTAACGCCCTCAAGGATAGCGAATTCAAGCTTCAGCTGGGAAGTCACTAAAAAGTTGGAATTTTCATTGGAATTAGGTCTTTTGAAAGACAGAATATTCCTATCCAGCACCTGGTATAAAAATGAGAGCGGAAATCAACTAATAAATTATGCTTTGCCGGTTATGACAGGAGCACAATTTTACAATGCTAACTTCCCTGCTCTTGTTGTGAATAAAGGGCTTGAGTTTGAGCTAAATACAACAAACATAAAGACCAAAAATTTCACTTGGTCTAGTGCTATCAACTTAACAATACCCAAAAACGAACTTGCCAAGTTTCCAACTTTACAATCCTCCTCCTACGCTTCTCAGTTTACACTGGGTAAATCCTTAACACTACAAAAAGGAATGGCATACGGAGGCATTGATCCTCAAACCGGAGCACCCATTATTCTGGACATTGATAAAAATGGAACAATTGGTAACTTTCCCGGGGATTATATAGACATGGGAAACCTGGACCAAAAATATTATGGCGGCTTTAGCAACAGTTTTACTTATGCTAATTTCACGCTGGACTTTCTCTTTCAATTTGTAAAGAAAGACGGTTATACCATCGGATTCTCGCATGGCACTCTGGCCAACCAAAGAATAGAAGTAATGAACCGTTGGACAAAACCAGGAGACATTACCAATATACCAGCTGCAAGTGCAACCGCAGGGAAAGATGTATTTAATTTAACAAATGCTTATTTACCGTATAGTAATTATTACCTCGAAGATGCCAGTTACATCAGGCTAAAAAACCTTTCTCTCTCATATGATCTCAATATAAAATCAATTAAGTCGAGGATCTATGTTCAGGGACAGAATTTATTAACCATTACAGATTTTTCAGGGCTTGACCCGGAAACAAACAGCTCAGTGGGGTCCATGGGTTTACCTCCATTGAAAATGTTAACTGCAGGAATACAGCTGTCTTTATAA
- a CDS encoding RNA polymerase sigma factor — translation MDDILIVQELHNKNIKAFTWMYEKYYKVLLAHADYLLKDDVEAEEAVQDVFCKLLDFKNWGQVKNLRSYLYKILHNYCLSKLSAEKRAHEKMMNFSRVMLSDTWEAPDLHDAKQADKKLQHLLSHLSPQRLRAFHLVYQEGLSYEAAADSLGISKNSIKTHIKLGLRVLRSFGPFLFIVLFYLA, via the coding sequence ATGGACGACATCTTAATTGTACAGGAGTTACATAATAAGAACATCAAAGCATTTACCTGGATGTATGAGAAGTACTACAAAGTACTGCTGGCGCATGCGGATTATTTGCTAAAGGATGACGTGGAGGCTGAGGAAGCTGTACAGGATGTATTCTGCAAACTATTAGATTTCAAGAACTGGGGGCAGGTAAAAAACCTTCGTTCTTATTTATATAAGATACTTCATAATTATTGCCTTAGTAAACTGAGTGCCGAAAAAAGAGCGCACGAAAAGATGATGAATTTTTCCCGGGTGATGTTATCAGACACCTGGGAGGCACCAGACCTTCATGATGCAAAACAGGCAGACAAAAAATTACAGCATTTATTATCACATCTGAGTCCTCAAAGGTTGAGGGCATTTCACCTTGTATACCAGGAAGGTTTATCATATGAGGCTGCGGCAGATTCATTAGGCATCAGCAAGAATAGTATAAAGACGCATATTAAGCTTGGGCTTAGGGTACTGCGAAGCTTTGGGCCGTTCTTGTTTATAGTATTATTTTATCTAGCATAA
- a CDS encoding FecR family protein: MDKSEILDLLIRKHYGLISEEEDAQLEQILATNQEAREMQLDVQARRTKDKALDLINRVDLENAELQINEKYQAIRRRRRVVRMRWISAAAVIGIIATVGILGFPGKEQPVSIDPNALTLQLANGQVIRLNNSGQQSITAGNTQLNNNNRVLRFNPEGTEANSWNTLRVPAKLDYKVELSDGTTVWLNSTTQMRFPFTFGESREVYVDGEAYFKVAPDAGKPFIVHVGNAAVNVLGTEFNLNSYTKGTVITSLVQGKVAVTVENKRIELKPGKEVIATDGNMTVADFDNKITLGWRQGLHYFQDANMLEIADMIKRYFDVTMVMDEPAAGQQHFRGKMLRYQPLQLFIDQLNTLGDVKIYWKDEVLHCAIAR; this comes from the coding sequence ATGGACAAAAGCGAAATACTTGACCTGCTCATCAGAAAGCACTACGGCTTAATCTCTGAAGAGGAGGATGCACAACTGGAACAGATCCTTGCCACCAATCAGGAGGCAAGAGAAATGCAGCTGGATGTGCAGGCACGTCGCACGAAAGACAAAGCTTTGGATCTGATCAACAGAGTAGACCTCGAAAATGCTGAATTACAGATCAACGAAAAATACCAGGCAATCCGCAGAAGAAGACGCGTTGTTAGAATGCGCTGGATCAGCGCAGCTGCCGTTATTGGTATTATTGCCACCGTTGGCATCCTTGGCTTCCCTGGTAAAGAGCAACCAGTTTCCATAGACCCCAATGCCCTTACTCTGCAACTCGCAAACGGACAGGTGATCCGGCTGAACAACTCCGGCCAGCAAAGTATTACCGCCGGTAATACACAACTCAATAATAATAACAGGGTACTGCGCTTTAATCCTGAAGGAACTGAAGCCAATAGCTGGAATACGCTCCGGGTACCCGCTAAGCTGGATTATAAAGTAGAACTATCAGATGGTACAACCGTGTGGCTGAACAGCACCACCCAAATGCGCTTCCCATTCACTTTCGGGGAATCCAGGGAGGTTTATGTGGACGGTGAAGCTTATTTCAAAGTAGCACCGGACGCCGGTAAACCATTCATTGTACACGTTGGCAATGCCGCCGTGAATGTACTCGGAACTGAATTTAACCTGAATAGCTATACAAAAGGAACCGTGATCACTTCCCTCGTACAAGGTAAAGTAGCTGTAACGGTGGAGAATAAACGCATTGAATTAAAACCAGGTAAAGAAGTAATTGCCACTGATGGTAACATGACGGTGGCTGACTTTGATAATAAGATCACACTCGGATGGCGCCAGGGACTCCATTACTTCCAGGACGCCAACATGTTAGAAATTGCAGACATGATCAAACGTTACTTTGATGTAACAATGGTAATGGATGAACCTGCCGCCGGTCAACAACATTTCCGCGGTAAAATGCTTCGTTACCAACCGCTGCAACTATTCATCGACCAGTTGAATACTTTAGGCGATGTAAAAATATACTGGAAAGATGAAGTATTACACTGTGCTATAGCCAGGTAA
- a CDS encoding glycoside hydrolase family 43 protein codes for MMKLIFLWAILVVLTFSAHAQKAGNPVFPGWYADPEGIIFNKQYWIYPTFSAPYNKQVFFDAFSSPDLVKWTKHSRILDTSAIKWAKRAMWAPSIIEKDKKYYLFFGANDIQKDSELGGIGVAVADKPEGPYKDHLGKPLVDKFHNKAQPIDQFVFHDKDGQYYLIYGGWRHCNIAKLNKDFTGFIPFEDGSVFKEITPDKYVEGPFMFIKDGRYYFMWSEGGWTGPDYSVAYAIADSPLGPFKRVDKILQQDSTIANGAGHHSVIHVAKNNSWYIVYHRRPLTEKGVRDSRETCIEQMYFDERGFIKPVVITKEGVDRNRLK; via the coding sequence ATGATGAAGCTTATTTTCCTGTGGGCTATTTTAGTTGTTCTGACATTTTCCGCTCATGCACAAAAAGCAGGCAATCCGGTGTTTCCGGGCTGGTATGCAGATCCTGAGGGAATTATATTCAATAAACAATACTGGATCTACCCTACTTTCTCTGCTCCCTATAACAAACAGGTGTTTTTTGACGCTTTCTCCTCTCCGGACCTGGTGAAATGGACGAAACACAGCCGCATCCTGGACACCAGTGCCATCAAATGGGCAAAACGGGCTATGTGGGCTCCTTCCATCATAGAAAAAGATAAAAAATACTACCTCTTCTTTGGGGCGAACGATATCCAGAAAGATTCTGAGCTGGGGGGTATAGGCGTTGCCGTAGCAGATAAACCAGAGGGGCCTTATAAAGACCACCTGGGCAAACCGTTAGTGGATAAATTCCATAACAAGGCCCAGCCAATTGATCAGTTTGTATTCCATGATAAAGACGGGCAGTATTACCTGATCTATGGTGGCTGGCGGCATTGTAATATTGCTAAGCTGAACAAGGATTTCACCGGATTCATTCCTTTTGAGGATGGCAGTGTATTTAAAGAGATCACGCCTGATAAATATGTGGAAGGGCCATTTATGTTCATCAAAGACGGCAGGTATTATTTCATGTGGTCAGAAGGGGGATGGACGGGACCCGATTACAGTGTGGCCTATGCCATTGCTGATTCTCCGCTGGGGCCTTTCAAAAGGGTTGATAAGATCCTGCAGCAGGATTCAACCATTGCAAACGGGGCAGGGCATCATTCCGTGATCCATGTTGCTAAAAACAACAGTTGGTATATTGTGTATCACAGGAGGCCTTTAACGGAAAAGGGGGTACGGGATTCAAGGGAGACGTGTATAGAGCAGATGTATTTTGATGAGCGGGGATTTATTAAACCTGTGGTGATCACTAAGGAGGGGGTGGATAGGAACCGTTTGAAATAA
- a CDS encoding carbohydrate-binding protein, which translates to MKPLVLAAIVAISILFAFPARGQLVPATQPKDQETKYLMKEGTYLGFRQVNLSMGEIGFEITISSNIKGKAAPTLEFRIDKPKGKKIGSLKIPDTADTTFNIKLTGQLKNAMGVHDLFLVARGSGEFNIFGFAFIRNY; encoded by the coding sequence ATGAAGCCTCTTGTGTTAGCTGCGATTGTAGCTATATCCATTTTATTTGCTTTCCCGGCAAGAGGTCAGCTCGTTCCTGCAACTCAACCCAAGGATCAGGAAACGAAATACCTGATGAAAGAGGGGACCTACCTGGGATTCCGGCAGGTGAACCTGAGCATGGGGGAAATAGGCTTTGAGATAACGATCTCCAGTAATATCAAAGGGAAGGCAGCCCCTACCCTGGAATTCAGGATAGATAAACCGAAGGGGAAAAAGATAGGCTCCCTTAAGATCCCGGACACGGCAGATACCACTTTTAATATAAAATTAACCGGCCAGTTAAAGAATGCCATGGGGGTGCATGATCTCTTCCTGGTGGCCAGGGGCAGTGGGGAATTCAATATTTTCGGGTTTGCATTCATACGGAATTACTGA
- a CDS encoding kelch repeat-containing protein, which produces MKSVVKGLLLVVFSLLFVKASYAQSHGLIFSSFEVVQEKRTSLDLGAGTPQCLGEDFELAFDLSFLPEHPAYFGYVFRLINARHQNIDLLYSPREGGFNVVFGESMTGIGFKIDSASLADQWHSFKLRVNKGEISFQVNGKLVSKAKVELKDDCFRIVFGACNEPEFKSTDLPPMQVRNISIAIDQETKYFWPLRETKGYVSIDSLRDKKANVTNPIWITPLYQQWQSVYNRTVKGNAAVAFDAAREEVVITAKDSIYRFPVKNGTMQTTAILSPEHFLLRGSLSFVQPETHQLYNFYLDKQWATPFREDQQTWEQPFPSADVTEYWHANKFYFPAQGRLYILGGYGQLTYKNKVHTYNFISHKWDSVQVKGDPYTPRYLAALGTKGDDVYILGGYGSTTGEQILNPKYLYDLLRFDPKANTIKKIFALDPPKDAFVFANSMVIIDENYYALTFPKDRFDSRLQLIRGSLKHNQYQALGDTIPYAFKDNRSYADLYYCANSKKLVAVTLLTDDNKTTDVKIYTIAFPPNALTIPAHSNAAVKVNWWYYPVGLLLLAFALWLSFRKRERKRRVKATLPEPEKVVKHKERPSVFLFGNFSVTDAEGVDITRQFTPLLKELFLLIMIYSVKYGHGISVENLNEILWNDKSDKDAKNNRSVNMLKLKTILGKLGNCSFKKESGKWVFQYPPEEIYIDLAIFYELVRNREGINKDQIRQLLQIVSRGAFLHQTEYTWLDDIKSDISGKVLDVLIYAGSTLTTPADAELLIEIANAIFNFDQVNEQALQMKCKTLNALGRHSIARNTYEKFAKDYRHMYDEDFPQSFSEILH; this is translated from the coding sequence ATGAAATCTGTAGTAAAAGGACTTCTTCTAGTTGTTTTCAGCCTGCTTTTCGTCAAAGCTTCTTATGCGCAATCCCATGGGTTGATATTTTCTTCATTTGAAGTAGTGCAGGAAAAAAGGACTTCACTGGACCTTGGCGCTGGAACTCCCCAATGCCTGGGGGAAGATTTTGAACTGGCTTTCGATCTCTCTTTCCTCCCTGAACATCCCGCCTACTTTGGCTATGTTTTCCGGCTGATCAATGCCCGTCACCAGAATATTGACCTCCTTTACAGTCCAAGAGAGGGTGGTTTCAATGTGGTTTTCGGAGAATCCATGACGGGTATCGGTTTTAAAATAGACAGTGCCAGCCTGGCGGACCAGTGGCATAGTTTTAAATTACGGGTGAACAAAGGGGAGATCTCTTTTCAGGTGAACGGCAAACTGGTCAGCAAGGCCAAGGTAGAACTGAAGGACGATTGTTTTCGCATTGTTTTCGGCGCCTGTAATGAACCCGAATTCAAATCTACTGACCTGCCCCCCATGCAGGTCCGGAATATCAGTATCGCTATAGACCAGGAAACGAAGTATTTCTGGCCCCTGCGGGAAACCAAAGGTTACGTTTCCATCGATAGCCTGCGGGACAAAAAAGCCAATGTCACCAATCCCATCTGGATCACTCCCCTCTATCAGCAATGGCAATCTGTATATAACAGGACCGTAAAAGGTAATGCCGCCGTGGCTTTTGATGCTGCCCGGGAAGAAGTAGTGATCACCGCAAAGGATTCTATTTACCGCTTCCCGGTAAAGAACGGCACCATGCAAACAACGGCCATCCTTTCACCGGAGCATTTCCTGCTGAGAGGCAGTTTGTCTTTTGTACAACCTGAAACCCATCAGCTCTATAATTTTTATCTTGATAAACAATGGGCCACCCCATTCCGGGAAGACCAGCAAACCTGGGAACAACCTTTCCCTTCAGCAGATGTAACGGAATACTGGCATGCCAATAAGTTCTATTTCCCTGCACAGGGCAGGTTGTATATCTTAGGCGGATACGGCCAGCTTACTTATAAGAACAAGGTCCACACCTATAACTTCATTTCCCATAAATGGGATAGCGTACAGGTAAAAGGTGATCCCTATACGCCAAGGTACCTGGCTGCATTAGGAACAAAGGGAGACGATGTATATATATTAGGTGGTTACGGAAGCACCACAGGCGAACAGATCCTCAATCCAAAATACCTGTACGACCTGCTGCGCTTTGATCCCAAAGCCAATACCATCAAAAAGATCTTCGCACTGGACCCGCCGAAGGACGCATTCGTGTTTGCGAACTCAATGGTCATTATCGATGAAAACTATTATGCACTCACTTTCCCGAAAGACCGTTTCGATTCAAGACTACAATTGATCAGAGGCTCCCTGAAACATAACCAATACCAGGCACTGGGCGATACCATTCCCTATGCTTTTAAAGACAACCGCTCTTACGCAGATCTCTACTATTGTGCAAACAGTAAGAAACTGGTAGCAGTCACTTTACTCACCGACGATAATAAAACGACTGACGTAAAGATCTACACGATCGCTTTCCCTCCCAATGCATTGACAATACCCGCCCATTCCAATGCAGCTGTGAAAGTGAACTGGTGGTATTACCCGGTGGGTTTATTATTACTGGCATTCGCACTCTGGCTCTCCTTTAGAAAAAGAGAAAGGAAGAGAAGGGTAAAAGCAACACTTCCTGAGCCGGAGAAAGTAGTAAAGCACAAAGAACGTCCTTCTGTTTTCCTCTTCGGCAACTTCAGTGTAACGGATGCGGAAGGAGTGGACATCACCCGCCAGTTCACACCATTATTAAAGGAGCTGTTCTTATTAATAATGATCTATTCCGTTAAATACGGACATGGTATTTCCGTGGAAAACCTTAACGAGATACTATGGAATGATAAATCAGACAAGGATGCAAAGAATAACCGGTCTGTGAATATGCTCAAGCTCAAAACCATTTTAGGGAAGCTGGGCAATTGTTCCTTTAAAAAAGAGTCCGGCAAATGGGTGTTCCAGTATCCACCGGAAGAGATCTATATAGACCTTGCCATCTTTTATGAACTGGTGCGTAACAGGGAAGGGATCAATAAAGACCAGATCCGGCAGCTCCTGCAGATTGTGAGCAGGGGAGCTTTCCTGCACCAAACGGAATATACCTGGCTGGATGATATCAAGTCAGACATCTCCGGTAAAGTACTGGATGTATTAATATATGCCGGTTCCACCTTAACCACCCCCGCCGATGCAGAATTACTGATCGAGATCGCCAATGCCATTTTCAATTTCGACCAGGTGAATGAACAGGCCCTGCAAATGAAATGTAAAACCTTAAATGCCCTTGGCCGCCACTCCATTGCCAGGAATACCTATGAGAAATTTGCTAAAGACTACCGGCATATGTACGATGAAGACTTCCCGCAAAGCTTTTCTGAGATCCTCCATTAA